One Flavobacteriales bacterium genomic region harbors:
- a CDS encoding GDP-L-fucose synthase, whose translation MNKESRIYVAGHNGMVGSAIVRKLRSLGFENLALKSSKELDLRDGKAVHDFFAGEKINYVILAAAKVGGIHANDTYSGEFIRDNILIQTNVIHESYLHNVKKLLFLGSSCIYPKLAPQPMPEDCLLTGPLEYTNEAYAIAKIAGIKMCDAYRKQYGCNYISAMPTNLYGPNDNYDLQNSHVLPALLRKFHEAKEANAPFVEVWGSGKPKREFLHVDDLAEACLYLMENYDEPGLVNVGVGEDISISELASLIKDIVGYPGEIRYDDSKPDGTPRKLMDVSKIHSFGWHHKIGLREGIEQVYRLILENNVLA comes from the coding sequence GTTCGCAAACTGAGAAGCCTCGGTTTTGAGAACCTGGCACTGAAATCTTCCAAAGAACTGGACCTGAGAGACGGAAAGGCAGTACATGATTTCTTCGCAGGCGAGAAGATCAACTATGTGATCCTTGCTGCCGCAAAAGTGGGTGGTATTCATGCGAATGATACTTACAGCGGTGAATTTATCAGGGATAATATCCTCATTCAAACAAATGTGATCCATGAGAGTTATCTGCACAATGTGAAGAAACTTCTCTTCCTGGGATCATCATGTATCTACCCTAAGCTGGCGCCTCAGCCAATGCCGGAAGACTGTCTGCTGACAGGCCCCCTGGAGTATACCAATGAGGCCTATGCCATCGCCAAGATCGCAGGCATTAAGATGTGTGACGCTTACCGGAAGCAATACGGCTGCAATTATATTTCCGCTATGCCTACGAATCTCTATGGTCCGAATGACAATTACGACCTGCAGAATTCACATGTACTTCCGGCTTTGCTCAGGAAATTTCATGAGGCCAAAGAAGCCAACGCGCCATTCGTTGAAGTTTGGGGTTCAGGAAAACCCAAAAGGGAATTCCTGCATGTGGATGACCTGGCAGAAGCGTGTCTGTATCTCATGGAGAACTATGACGAACCGGGCCTGGTAAATGTGGGTGTGGGTGAAGATATTTCCATCAGTGAACTGGCATCACTCATCAAGGATATCGTAGGATACCCTGGTGAAATTCGTTACGATGATTCCAAGCCTGATGGCACGCCCCGTAAATTGATGGACGTTTCGAAGATTCACAGCTTCGGCTGGCATCATAAAATCGGATTGAGAGAAGGGATTGAACAAGTTTACCGCCTCATCCTTGAAAACAATGTACTCGCCTGA